A single Deinococcus sp. Leaf326 DNA region contains:
- a CDS encoding enoyl-CoA hydratase-related protein, translating to MTEQPVVLTDTRAGVRTLTLNRESRLNAANDALLLSLIEALQAADADPAVRVVVITGAGRGFCAGQDLGDVSGRDMTFTEHLQHTYNPLVRTIRGLGKPVVTAVNGVAAGAGASLALAGDIRLWARSAVLIEVFSNIALVPDSGSTWFLPRLVGYHRAFELMALAEKVGADDALRLGLCEAVYPDETFREAVQAYAERLAARPANALRLTKQALNAAMTGTLDEALDKEAELQQLAGDHWEHLEGVTAFKEKRAPDFVRQEG from the coding sequence ATGACCGAACAACCTGTGGTCCTCACGGACACCCGCGCCGGCGTGCGTACCCTGACCCTGAACCGGGAAAGCCGCCTGAACGCTGCCAACGACGCCCTGCTGCTGAGTCTCATCGAGGCGCTTCAGGCGGCCGACGCCGACCCGGCAGTGCGCGTGGTCGTCATCACGGGGGCGGGCCGGGGGTTTTGCGCGGGCCAGGATCTGGGCGACGTGTCGGGGCGTGACATGACCTTCACCGAGCACCTCCAGCACACCTACAACCCCCTGGTGCGGACCATCCGGGGTCTGGGCAAGCCGGTCGTCACGGCCGTCAACGGAGTGGCGGCAGGAGCCGGGGCCAGCCTCGCCCTGGCCGGCGATATCCGGCTGTGGGCGCGCTCGGCGGTGCTTATCGAGGTGTTTTCCAACATCGCGCTCGTGCCCGACAGCGGCAGCACGTGGTTCCTGCCCCGGCTGGTGGGCTACCACCGGGCCTTTGAGCTCATGGCCCTGGCCGAGAAGGTCGGCGCCGACGACGCCCTGCGCCTGGGCCTGTGCGAGGCCGTGTACCCCGACGAGACCTTCCGGGAGGCGGTGCAGGCCTACGCCGAGCGCCTGGCCGCCCGCCCCGCCAACGCCCTGCGCCTGACCAAGCAGGCCCTGAACGCCGCCATGACCGGCACGCTGGACGAGGCCCTGGACAAGGAGGCCGAGTTGCAGCAGCTCGCCGGGGACCACTGGGAGCACCTGGAGGGCGTGACCGCCTTCAAGGAGAAACGTGCGCCCGACTTCGTGCGGCAAGAGGGCTGA
- a CDS encoding RuvX/YqgF family protein, with the protein MTAPDLGAPQAIPAPLPVVLALDVSKSRIGFAVNRGRLAFGRGSVDRKRLPLDLKAVRLRVQDTGATVLLLGLPLRTDGAHSPAADRVRAFGRVLHEQGYEIRYQDERFTTQRARALGATDEDEAAAVQILELYLLGQHPASEME; encoded by the coding sequence ATGACCGCCCCCGACCTCGGCGCCCCCCAAGCGATCCCTGCTCCCCTACCCGTAGTTCTGGCGCTCGACGTGAGCAAGTCGCGTATCGGTTTCGCGGTCAACCGGGGCCGATTGGCGTTCGGGCGCGGCAGCGTGGACCGCAAGCGGCTGCCGCTGGATCTCAAGGCGGTAAGGCTCCGTGTGCAGGACACCGGAGCCACCGTACTGCTGCTGGGGCTGCCACTGCGTACTGACGGCGCGCACAGCCCGGCGGCCGACCGCGTGCGGGCCTTCGGGCGCGTTCTGCACGAGCAGGGCTATGAGATCCGCTACCAGGACGAGCGCTTTACCACCCAGCGCGCCCGGGCCCTGGGGGCAACCGACGAAGATGAGGCTGCGGCAGTGCAGATTCTCGAGCTGTATCTGCTGGGCCAGCATCCCGCTTCCGAAATGGAATGA